The Streptomyces sp. RKAG293 genome includes a region encoding these proteins:
- a CDS encoding NlpC/P60 family protein, which yields MTTRSRLPRWLLLLSVLLAMVAATTLGAAPDARADYPNPDPGDPVCGPSWVVISAYGTEEDTTHQGAGMEWGSSGVNSWFIAGIVQSLHDKGVQDQAIKVRNLKYPASLISRPLPGGLPDYWTGLGIGRDRLAGEVNFYAGCANHPHLILLGYSMGAHVVKSALQLPVVQSHADTIGAVLTVADPSRNNGQIGMAQAGAMLTINPDFSTGTSAVADGGLLGRLNVPGAFAGFIGDGRYFDVCRTDDHVCNRPGPPSTDDLVQQFAYSLPAHTQYGAGDHGATANRMAAKAVSTAVSFAASGGSDPNPNTPCAPHTDTDPMGAAAIAAACSVIAQDTWYTWGGGHSVSPPQATFGSVDRSDPVRSANDPFRKGFDCSGYVRFAYYKAAGYDIIGDRTADSAYRAPWSVRFGPPMGESVLRAGDIVYFGTSASIHHTAVYLGTGLIAEAPQSNEKIRVSPMSNHHDYMGAVRPSGSGSGGGGGVGGPNSTWGTDVRTHTTPSTSGPVYTTLSGPTAIRIDCQKHAQSVTAEGYTNDVWSHLPDIGGSWVSNIYVRGPAWLPNIPACDGSPPGAGAHSTWGTNVNIRAIPSAAGRLVTTLAGPTDIDISCQKHAESVTASGITNDAWSFLPNYNGWASNIFVKGAAWLVDVPTCGGGSGGAVGGDHMTWGTNVYLHTAPTATSERADLLPGPTAVTIDCQVHGQSVTAEGITNDGWSHLADRQAWISNIYVKGAAWLDGVPACDGDPGSPGGETHGNTRTTWGTNVRVHQDATSASGVVTTLAGPTQVTVVCQKHSESVTADGYTNDGWSRLADQQGWISNIYIKGPAWDDSLPTC from the coding sequence GTGACTACCAGGTCGAGGCTGCCACGGTGGCTTCTGCTCCTCTCCGTCCTGCTGGCGATGGTGGCGGCCACGACGCTCGGCGCGGCCCCGGACGCCCGCGCCGACTATCCGAATCCTGATCCGGGGGACCCGGTCTGCGGGCCCAGTTGGGTGGTGATCTCGGCGTACGGCACCGAGGAGGACACCACACACCAGGGCGCCGGGATGGAATGGGGTTCCAGCGGCGTCAACAGCTGGTTCATCGCAGGGATCGTGCAGTCCCTGCACGACAAGGGCGTCCAGGACCAGGCGATCAAGGTCCGCAACCTCAAGTACCCGGCGTCACTGATCTCCCGCCCGTTGCCCGGCGGCCTGCCGGACTACTGGACGGGTCTGGGCATCGGCCGTGACCGGCTGGCCGGCGAGGTCAACTTCTACGCGGGGTGCGCCAACCATCCCCATCTGATCCTGCTGGGCTACTCGATGGGCGCGCACGTCGTGAAGTCGGCACTGCAGCTGCCCGTCGTGCAGTCCCACGCGGACACCATCGGCGCCGTGCTCACCGTCGCCGACCCGAGCCGCAACAACGGCCAGATCGGCATGGCGCAGGCCGGTGCGATGCTCACCATCAACCCGGACTTCAGCACGGGCACGTCCGCCGTCGCCGACGGCGGCCTGCTGGGGCGGCTGAACGTTCCCGGAGCCTTCGCCGGATTCATCGGCGACGGCCGGTACTTCGACGTGTGCCGCACCGACGACCACGTCTGCAACCGTCCCGGGCCGCCCAGTACGGACGACCTGGTGCAGCAGTTCGCGTACAGCCTTCCCGCACACACCCAGTACGGCGCCGGTGACCACGGCGCGACGGCGAACCGCATGGCGGCCAAGGCGGTGTCCACCGCGGTCAGCTTCGCCGCATCGGGCGGATCGGATCCCAACCCCAACACCCCGTGCGCACCGCACACCGACACCGACCCGATGGGCGCCGCCGCCATCGCGGCGGCCTGCTCCGTCATCGCGCAGGACACCTGGTACACCTGGGGCGGCGGACACAGCGTCTCGCCACCGCAGGCGACGTTCGGCTCGGTCGACCGGTCCGACCCCGTGCGCAGTGCCAACGACCCGTTCCGCAAGGGCTTCGACTGCTCCGGCTACGTCCGCTTCGCCTACTACAAGGCCGCCGGGTACGACATCATCGGTGACCGCACGGCGGACTCGGCCTACCGGGCGCCGTGGTCGGTGCGGTTCGGTCCGCCGATGGGTGAGAGCGTGCTGCGGGCCGGGGACATCGTCTACTTCGGCACCTCCGCGAGCATCCATCACACCGCGGTCTATCTGGGCACCGGGCTGATCGCCGAGGCCCCGCAGTCCAACGAGAAGATCCGGGTGTCACCCATGTCCAACCACCACGACTACATGGGCGCGGTCCGCCCGTCGGGCTCCGGCAGCGGGGGCGGCGGGGGCGTCGGCGGTCCCAACTCCACCTGGGGCACGGACGTCCGCACGCACACCACACCGTCGACGTCGGGGCCGGTGTACACGACGCTCAGCGGTCCGACGGCGATCCGTATCGACTGCCAGAAGCACGCCCAGTCGGTCACGGCCGAGGGCTACACCAATGACGTCTGGTCGCATCTGCCGGACATCGGTGGCAGCTGGGTCTCCAACATCTATGTCCGCGGACCGGCGTGGCTCCCCAACATCCCGGCCTGTGACGGTTCGCCGCCGGGAGCTGGTGCCCACTCCACCTGGGGCACCAATGTCAACATCCGGGCGATCCCCTCGGCCGCCGGCCGGCTGGTGACCACCCTGGCCGGCCCGACGGACATCGACATCTCCTGCCAGAAGCACGCCGAGTCGGTGACGGCGTCGGGCATCACCAACGACGCGTGGAGCTTCCTGCCCAACTACAACGGCTGGGCGTCGAACATCTTCGTCAAGGGCGCCGCCTGGCTGGTCGACGTCCCCACCTGTGGAGGCGGCAGCGGCGGGGCGGTGGGCGGCGATCACATGACGTGGGGCACCAACGTCTACCTGCACACCGCTCCGACGGCCACCAGTGAGCGGGCGGACCTGCTCCCCGGCCCGACCGCGGTGACGATCGACTGCCAGGTGCACGGCCAGTCGGTGACGGCCGAGGGCATCACCAACGACGGCTGGAGCCACCTCGCCGACCGACAGGCGTGGATCTCCAACATCTATGTCAAGGGCGCCGCCTGGCTCGACGGCGTGCCGGCCTGCGACGGTGATCCTGGCAGTCCGGGCGGCGAGACCCACGGCAACACCCGTACGACCTGGGGCACCAACGTGCGCGTCCACCAGGACGCCACCTCCGCGTCGGGGGTGGTCACCACGCTGGCGGGGCCGACCCAGGTGACCGTGGTGTGCCAGAAGCACAGCGAGAGCGTCACCGCCGACGGCTACACCAACGACGGCTGGAGCCGGCTGGCGGACCAGCAGGGCTGGATCAGCAACATCTACATCAAGGGGCCGGCCTGGGACGACTCCCTGCCCACCTGCTGA
- a CDS encoding helix-turn-helix transcriptional regulator — protein sequence MLRVHFTPHDLQNIRIAQHPDPLWELVCSVCRLQTRQGPLDFGQWRGTAYDRLRRDPVVKGALHLLRLLIPASGYIPDFLTPSNTGGELFAGIDQVRGTPRGQLTRELTRLAESRPVPAWATTLGRPGDKGLVPLTKALATYHRALLQPFWPRIRTAIDNDIGRRASTLLGGGTQALLEGLRPLARWNSPTLEVDYPVDRDLHLAGRGLLLVPSYFCWGRPTALADPGLTPVLVYPVAKVPLDGEGATEQGLVRLLGRTRAAVLAEVANRNARTTSEVAEAVGVTLPSVSYQIGVLRDGGLVASRRDGKYVLHTATPLGLRLLGGGTPGLVDSPLPRGPFSLCSK from the coding sequence ACCCGCTGTGGGAACTGGTGTGCAGTGTCTGTCGTCTGCAGACCAGACAGGGGCCGCTTGATTTCGGCCAATGGCGCGGTACGGCATATGACCGGCTGCGCAGAGATCCCGTTGTGAAGGGGGCGCTGCATCTGCTGCGGCTATTGATCCCCGCTTCTGGTTACATTCCGGACTTTCTCACACCGAGCAATACCGGCGGCGAACTGTTCGCCGGCATCGACCAGGTGCGCGGTACTCCCCGGGGACAACTGACCCGTGAATTGACACGGCTTGCCGAGTCCCGGCCGGTCCCGGCCTGGGCCACGACGCTGGGCCGGCCGGGGGACAAGGGGCTCGTCCCGCTCACCAAAGCGCTCGCCACCTACCACCGGGCGCTGCTGCAGCCCTTCTGGCCGCGCATCCGGACCGCGATTGACAACGATATCGGCCGGCGGGCGAGCACGCTGCTGGGCGGCGGCACCCAGGCGCTGCTGGAAGGACTGCGCCCGCTGGCGCGGTGGAACTCCCCGACGCTGGAAGTGGATTACCCGGTCGACCGTGACCTGCACCTGGCGGGGCGCGGGCTGCTGCTGGTGCCCTCGTACTTCTGCTGGGGGCGTCCGACCGCGCTCGCGGACCCGGGCCTGACTCCGGTGCTCGTCTATCCGGTGGCGAAGGTGCCGCTCGACGGCGAGGGCGCGACGGAACAGGGACTGGTGCGCCTGCTGGGCAGGACCCGGGCCGCGGTACTGGCCGAGGTGGCCAACCGGAACGCCCGGACCACCTCGGAGGTCGCCGAGGCCGTCGGCGTCACCCTGCCCAGCGTCAGCTATCAGATCGGGGTGCTGCGGGACGGCGGGCTCGTGGCCAGCCGCCGTGACGGCAAGTACGTTCTGCACACGGCGACCCCGCTGGGCCTCCGGCTGCTCGGCGGGGGTACGCCGGGCCTGGTCGACAGTCCGCTCCCGCGGGGCCCGTTTAGCCTGTGCTCGAAATGA